In Lewinellaceae bacterium, a single window of DNA contains:
- the lpxD gene encoding UDP-3-O-(3-hydroxymyristoyl)glucosamine N-acyltransferase has product MTAQQIFDECGQAAGLIALKGLATAEVKEISPYQKSRAGSLAFVPDSKALQQVLERGVSVAVVPKQLAEAAEKAADDIAILVSANVGYSHALIKQRYGDHDYSRSGWGRIHPSAIVHESVSIPESTTLGPNVVIEQGARIGEGCSIMAGVVIEHDAVIGNGVRIHPNTTIGWECVIGDNCLILSNTVIGSEGFGYAQDQYFNHHRIPQTGNVVIGNKVTIGANNTIDRGTYGPTTIGNGCIFDNMCHVAHNVTMGENCIIISGFLGGGSSTLGSRVVASGCTMIKDHVRICDDAYLMHRAGVGHDITEKGMYAGSPVLPMKEYVISNAIYSRLGELRKQVKELSKVMMGKSL; this is encoded by the coding sequence TTGACAGCACAACAAATCTTTGACGAATGTGGGCAGGCCGCCGGCCTCATTGCCCTTAAAGGCTTAGCAACGGCCGAGGTGAAAGAAATCTCGCCTTACCAGAAAAGCCGGGCAGGAAGCCTGGCTTTTGTGCCCGACAGCAAAGCTTTGCAACAAGTTTTAGAACGAGGCGTTTCGGTAGCCGTAGTGCCCAAACAGTTGGCCGAAGCGGCGGAAAAGGCCGCCGATGACATCGCCATTCTGGTAAGCGCCAATGTCGGCTACTCCCATGCGCTGATTAAGCAGCGGTACGGCGACCACGATTATTCGCGGTCGGGCTGGGGGCGGATTCACCCCTCCGCTATTGTTCATGAGAGCGTTAGTATTCCGGAAAGCACCACCCTGGGGCCCAATGTGGTCATCGAGCAGGGGGCCAGGATAGGGGAGGGGTGTTCCATTATGGCCGGCGTGGTGATCGAACACGATGCCGTCATCGGCAATGGGGTGCGCATCCATCCCAACACCACCATCGGGTGGGAATGCGTGATCGGGGACAACTGCCTGATCCTGTCCAACACCGTCATTGGCAGCGAAGGGTTCGGCTATGCTCAGGATCAATATTTCAACCACCACCGGATTCCGCAAACCGGCAATGTCGTAATCGGCAATAAAGTGACCATCGGCGCCAACAATACCATCGACCGGGGCACCTACGGCCCGACCACCATCGGCAACGGCTGCATTTTTGACAATATGTGCCATGTCGCCCACAATGTGACCATGGGAGAAAACTGCATCATCATCTCCGGATTCCTGGGCGGCGGCTCCTCCACATTGGGCAGCCGGGTGGTGGCCAGCGGCTGCACCATGATCAAAGACCACGTCCGGATTTGCGATGATGCCTACCTCATGCACCGGGCCGGCGTGGGGCATGACATTACCGAAAAAGGCATGTACGCCGGTTCTCCTGTGCTGCCGATGAAAGAGTATGTCATCAGCAACGCCATTTACAGCCGGCTGGGTGAACTGCGAAAGCAGGTTAAGGAACTGTCTAAGGTTATGATGGGAAAGAGTCTTTGA
- a CDS encoding outer membrane beta-barrel protein yields the protein MKPALTLFALILSSFIAFGQRSGILFMPKIGAAFNSVYDHPTGDNPWTFKFSPLLIGLEASKEISGRTAGSADLYFLRRGTHSKLQNGRRLDDYNFDYLVLGAQLKYMLFPQLRLEAFAGPYAGYCIRAEHRYSSDEEFANYKHDDFKDFDFGAHIGLGKYFNIAGLDFLVQPRFQLGLTRFSYTKHISFQLMLGVRV from the coding sequence ATGAAACCGGCCCTTACGCTGTTTGCGCTCATTCTGTCCTCTTTCATCGCCTTCGGGCAGCGCTCTGGAATTCTTTTTATGCCAAAGATCGGAGCCGCTTTCAATTCCGTTTATGATCACCCCACCGGGGACAATCCGTGGACTTTCAAATTCAGCCCTCTGCTGATTGGCCTGGAAGCATCCAAAGAAATCTCCGGCAGGACAGCCGGGAGCGCCGATTTGTATTTTTTAAGGCGGGGAACCCATTCCAAACTACAAAATGGCCGCCGGCTGGACGATTACAACTTTGATTATCTGGTACTTGGGGCTCAGCTTAAATACATGCTATTCCCCCAACTCCGGCTGGAAGCCTTTGCCGGGCCCTATGCCGGCTATTGCATCCGGGCGGAGCACAGATACAGCTCGGATGAGGAATTCGCCAACTACAAACACGATGATTTTAAAGATTTCGACTTTGGCGCCCATATCGGCCTGGGCAAATATTTCAACATTGCCGGGCTGGATTTTCTGGTGCAGCCGCGGTTTCAACTCGGGCTGACGCGGTTTTCGTATACCAAACACATCTCCTTTCAACTGATGCTGGGGGTGAGGGTTTGA
- a CDS encoding quinone oxidoreductase: MPHAIRIHKPGGPEAMKYEPIELSAPGTGEVLIRHTAIGLNFVDTYYRSGLYPWPDKGPLIVGAEGAGEVLETGKEVEGLRAGDRVAYTLPTGAYAEQRIVPAHRLVKIPDGVSSEAAAASMVKGLTAFYLLHRTFVVKPGHTVLFHAAAGGVGSIAGQWAAALGATLIGTAGSEEKVALAKANGYHHVINYRTEDFVERVREITDGQGVDVVYDSVGQDTYPHSLDCLKRLGIWVCFGQSSGVIQNFELGHLARKGSLFATRPSLFNYIVTREELEEAAGALFGAIKNGTVEIPIHQRFRLEEAAEAHRQLEGRQTTGSTVLIP; this comes from the coding sequence ATGCCCCACGCCATCCGCATCCACAAGCCCGGCGGGCCGGAAGCAATGAAGTATGAACCCATCGAATTGTCCGCCCCCGGCACAGGCGAGGTACTGATCCGCCACACCGCTATTGGGCTGAATTTTGTCGACACCTATTACCGCTCCGGCTTGTACCCCTGGCCGGACAAAGGGCCGCTCATCGTTGGCGCGGAGGGCGCCGGCGAGGTTCTGGAAACAGGAAAAGAGGTGGAAGGCCTCCGGGCCGGCGACCGGGTGGCCTACACCCTGCCTACCGGCGCTTATGCCGAACAGCGCATCGTGCCGGCCCATCGGCTGGTAAAGATCCCCGACGGGGTTTCTTCCGAAGCGGCGGCGGCTTCTATGGTGAAAGGCCTGACCGCTTTCTATTTGTTGCACCGGACTTTTGTGGTGAAGCCCGGCCATACCGTCCTTTTTCACGCGGCAGCCGGCGGGGTAGGCTCCATCGCCGGGCAATGGGCCGCTGCGCTCGGCGCTACCCTGATCGGCACTGCCGGTTCTGAAGAGAAGGTGGCGCTGGCCAAAGCCAACGGCTACCACCACGTGATCAACTACCGGACGGAGGATTTTGTGGAACGCGTCCGGGAGATCACCGATGGCCAGGGCGTCGACGTCGTCTACGATTCGGTGGGCCAGGATACCTATCCTCATTCGCTGGACTGCCTGAAGCGCCTGGGTATATGGGTGTGTTTCGGCCAATCCTCGGGGGTGATCCAAAATTTCGAACTCGGCCACCTGGCCCGGAAAGGCTCGCTCTTCGCCACCCGCCCTTCGCTGTTCAACTATATTGTCACCCGGGAGGAACTGGAAGAAGCGGCGGGCGCCCTGTTTGGCGCCATCAAAAATGGCACGGTCGAAATACCTATTCATCAGCGTTTCCGGCTGGAAGAAGCGGCCGAAGCTCACCGGCAGTTGGAGGGGCGCCAGACGACGGGTTCTACAGTGCTGATTCCGTGA
- a CDS encoding cytochrome-c peroxidase, whose translation MKTFTISLFLLALFTALGPQLPGGGPDETAQRVAQAYAADFRLFQEAAEELAEMADNHAAPLLLRRQITETRMAFKRVEFLFDYNKTYYNQLHINGPPLPKVDKENVNGDIVPPNGLQALDELIFSEEAKEQGALIEKLASDLKVSADFIAQVHLPLSITDAQVVEALRSGVIRVFTLGLTGFDTPGSGNAIPEAMESMLAMEKAFLLFEESVKPEARKPYQEAKKLFRKAYYQLAANQDFDSFGRMDFLKQAVNPLYAKLLDFQRLNGIAVSPFKYQAQNFLARNLFEEDFLDTYFYSELSYLPLNNPASIALGKTLFYDPILSGNGKMSCATCHDPARAFTDGLPKSKTHVPGKFTRRNSPTLVDATFSSRYFWDMRELTLERQVGHVISDTLEFNTDFYQVAERLEQSETYVRLFKEVYGGIGKKDIYSRSISNALAAYVNSLTSFNSEFDRYARNESAAYPREAIRGFDLFMGKAACGTCHFAPVFNGSTPPFYTETDSEVLGVTLGFDTLHPQLDPDPGRGENGLRKDARPHYLHSFKTVTVRNAALTAPYMHNGSFNTLEEVLEFYNRGGGAGMGLEIDNQTLPPDPLNLSEREKADIIAFLHTLTDTSGLTVQHVVLPEFEGHPEWR comes from the coding sequence ATGAAGACTTTTACTATATCCCTGTTTTTGTTGGCTTTATTTACCGCGCTGGGGCCTCAGCTGCCCGGCGGCGGGCCGGACGAAACCGCGCAGAGGGTCGCCCAGGCTTACGCCGCCGATTTTCGCCTCTTTCAGGAAGCGGCCGAAGAGCTGGCCGAAATGGCGGACAACCACGCCGCTCCTCTGCTGCTCCGGCGGCAAATAACGGAGACGAGGATGGCCTTCAAGCGGGTGGAATTCCTCTTTGATTACAACAAGACCTATTACAACCAGCTGCACATCAACGGCCCGCCCCTTCCGAAGGTGGACAAGGAGAACGTGAACGGCGACATCGTGCCGCCCAACGGCCTGCAGGCGCTGGATGAACTGATCTTCAGCGAAGAGGCAAAAGAACAAGGGGCGCTCATCGAAAAACTGGCATCTGACCTCAAAGTTTCGGCAGATTTTATCGCTCAGGTGCACCTCCCGCTCAGCATTACCGACGCCCAGGTTGTCGAAGCGCTGCGGTCGGGGGTGATCCGGGTGTTTACTCTGGGCCTGACCGGTTTCGATACCCCCGGTTCGGGCAATGCCATTCCGGAAGCCATGGAGAGCATGCTGGCTATGGAAAAGGCCTTCCTGCTTTTTGAAGAAAGCGTGAAGCCGGAAGCCCGAAAACCCTATCAGGAAGCCAAAAAGCTCTTCCGCAAAGCCTACTACCAACTGGCCGCCAACCAGGACTTCGATAGCTTCGGCCGCATGGATTTTCTGAAACAGGCCGTCAACCCGCTCTACGCCAAACTGCTGGACTTCCAGCGGCTCAACGGAATAGCCGTCAGCCCCTTCAAATACCAGGCGCAAAACTTCCTGGCCCGCAATTTATTCGAAGAAGATTTTCTCGATACTTATTTCTACTCCGAACTGTCGTACCTGCCCCTGAACAACCCGGCCAGCATAGCGCTGGGCAAAACCCTGTTCTACGATCCCATTCTTTCCGGAAACGGAAAGATGTCCTGCGCTACCTGTCACGATCCCGCCCGGGCCTTTACCGACGGGCTGCCGAAGAGCAAGACGCACGTCCCCGGAAAGTTTACCCGGCGAAATTCGCCCACGCTGGTCGACGCTACCTTTTCCTCTCGTTACTTCTGGGATATGCGGGAGCTGACCCTGGAGCGGCAGGTGGGCCACGTGATCAGCGACACCCTCGAATTCAATACCGATTTTTACCAGGTCGCCGAACGGCTGGAGCAAAGCGAAACCTATGTGCGGTTGTTTAAGGAAGTTTATGGCGGGATCGGCAAGAAGGACATTTACAGCCGCTCCATCAGCAACGCCCTGGCGGCTTATGTCAATTCGCTGACCTCCTTCAACAGCGAATTCGACCGGTACGCCAGGAATGAAAGCGCCGCCTACCCCAGGGAGGCCATCCGCGGCTTCGACCTGTTCATGGGCAAGGCCGCCTGCGGCACCTGCCACTTTGCGCCTGTTTTCAACGGCTCCACCCCGCCCTTTTACACCGAAACGGATTCGGAAGTGCTGGGCGTGACCCTGGGCTTCGACACCCTCCACCCTCAACTGGACCCCGACCCCGGAAGGGGAGAGAACGGCCTGAGGAAAGATGCCCGCCCCCATTACCTGCACTCCTTTAAGACCGTCACGGTGCGGAACGCCGCCCTGACGGCGCCCTACATGCACAACGGCTCGTTCAACACGCTGGAAGAAGTGTTGGAATTTTACAATCGCGGCGGCGGCGCCGGCATGGGCCTGGAGATAGACAACCAAACCCTGCCCCCTGATCCGCTCAACCTGTCGGAACGGGAAAAGGCCGACATCATCGCTTTCCTGCACACCCTCACTGATACTTCAGGGTTGACGGTGCAGCACGTTGTGTTGCCGGAGTTTGAGGGGCATCCGGAGTGGCGCTGA
- the ygiD gene encoding 4,5-DOPA dioxygenase extradiol, with the protein MSTLGAFNTFTRNLKERSEKMPVLFVGHGSPMNGIEDNEFSRRWAQLGKEIPRPEAVLCISAHWLTRGTHITAMAEPRTIHDFGGFPQELFEVQYPAPGHPQLAKETAALVQETQVGLDHDWGLDHGCWSVVRQMYPDADIPVLQLSIDYHKPAAYHYKLAQELQGLRRKGVLIMGSGNMVHNLRMVDWQQMETPNYGYDWALEINETFKKNILSKIHQPLIDYSGLGPAARLAIPTPDHYYPLLYALALQDDKDEVAFFNDRYVGGSLSMTSVKIGKGE; encoded by the coding sequence ATGTCTACACTAGGAGCATTCAATACCTTTACCCGCAACCTGAAGGAGCGGAGCGAGAAAATGCCCGTACTCTTCGTCGGGCACGGCTCGCCCATGAACGGGATCGAAGACAACGAATTCAGCCGCCGCTGGGCACAACTGGGGAAGGAGATTCCCCGGCCCGAAGCCGTGCTCTGCATCTCGGCCCACTGGCTGACGCGGGGCACCCACATCACTGCCATGGCGGAGCCCAGAACCATCCACGATTTCGGCGGCTTTCCGCAGGAACTGTTCGAGGTGCAATACCCGGCGCCCGGCCACCCGCAGCTGGCTAAAGAAACGGCCGCCCTGGTGCAGGAGACGCAGGTAGGCCTCGACCACGACTGGGGCCTCGATCACGGCTGCTGGTCGGTGGTACGGCAGATGTATCCGGACGCCGACATCCCGGTGCTGCAATTGAGCATCGACTACCACAAACCGGCTGCGTACCATTACAAGCTGGCTCAGGAACTGCAGGGCCTGCGCCGCAAAGGCGTACTGATCATGGGCAGCGGCAATATGGTGCACAACCTCCGCATGGTGGACTGGCAGCAAATGGAAACGCCTAATTATGGCTACGACTGGGCACTGGAGATCAACGAAACGTTCAAGAAAAACATCCTGTCCAAGATCCACCAGCCCCTCATCGACTACAGCGGCCTGGGCCCGGCGGCCCGGCTCGCCATTCCCACCCCCGACCATTACTATCCGCTCCTCTACGCGCTTGCTTTGCAGGACGATAAAGACGAGGTGGCCTTCTTCAACGACCGCTACGTGGGCGGCTCGCTGAGCATGACCTCGGTGAAGATCGGGAAAGGCGAATAA
- a CDS encoding DUF3830 family protein, producing the protein MIYINSNVDRYSYPKMETYEVEKLITNYVDEPLYITFYARKEEFKPWVSRKGEKSYLGVILPYEEVLENEDNVPLLLTHLARNVERLKWLDHAALKRRIERLLERGIRIFSRVGFQVSASGGEPIPFEYNLRFAVETCEAFDELLPFNCGFKHVETSRPELWTENAPVLDILQQYSTAYAEAGEVLLGPVGPLRNRISGSLRIFYGEGQSLDAGNVFARVFKGELDKLAALGNRIRKEGSVELNFEQLEIGVK; encoded by the coding sequence ATGATATATATCAATTCTAACGTAGATCGTTATTCTTATCCCAAAATGGAGACGTATGAGGTAGAAAAATTAATCACAAATTATGTAGATGAACCCTTATACATCACCTTTTACGCCCGCAAAGAAGAGTTCAAACCCTGGGTTTCCAGAAAAGGCGAAAAGAGCTACCTGGGGGTGATCCTTCCTTACGAGGAAGTCCTGGAAAACGAGGACAACGTCCCCCTCCTGCTTACCCACCTTGCCCGGAACGTGGAGCGGTTGAAATGGCTGGACCATGCTGCCCTGAAAAGAAGGATCGAAAGGCTGCTGGAAAGAGGGATAAGGATTTTTTCCAGGGTGGGTTTTCAGGTTTCGGCTTCCGGCGGTGAGCCCATTCCATTTGAATATAACCTCCGGTTTGCTGTGGAGACCTGCGAGGCCTTCGATGAACTTCTGCCTTTCAACTGTGGTTTTAAGCATGTTGAAACTTCCAGGCCGGAGCTTTGGACCGAAAATGCTCCCGTCCTGGATATCCTTCAGCAATATTCAACCGCCTACGCAGAGGCGGGCGAAGTGCTGCTCGGCCCCGTCGGGCCCCTGCGCAACCGCATTAGCGGCAGCCTGCGCATTTTTTACGGGGAGGGCCAAAGCCTGGACGCCGGCAACGTTTTTGCCCGGGTGTTCAAGGGAGAGCTCGATAAGCTGGCAGCCCTGGGCAACCGCATCCGGAAGGAAGGCTCTGTGGAGCTAAACTTTGAGCAGCTAGAAATAGGGGTGAAATAA
- a CDS encoding FAD binding domain-containing protein gives MIEFYLNGHKIRTDAPPGSGLLGFIRNEQGLKGTKLVCKEGECAACAVLAGALEGGRVRYQNMCSCIMPLANAHGRHIVTIEGLNGEELTPVQQAMVDCHGSQCGFCTPGFVVSLTGALLGEERPGYAQLHKAIDGNICRCTGYKSIERAAQRIAEELPKEGHGLETLIREGYLPAYFGQMAAKLAALAAPSRTVLPEEEPATAPPLFLGGGTDLLVQKPRKVEAGAVQPVFGQPELKGVKVENGRCTVGAAATATELEQTGILQSILYPQEDSFFHLLSSSPIRNMSTVGGNLANASPIGDFTILFLALDSRIRLRDGLRERTLPLKDFYLGYKKMDRRPEEYLASIEFEIPKKDVCFSFEKVSARRCLDIASVNTAAALEVDEGNVIRTAHLSAGGVGPIPMYLRQTAGFLQGKLMDEQLLKEALAVMQEEISPISDARGSADYKRRLLRQLVLAHFHKAMPKFLP, from the coding sequence ATGATCGAATTCTACCTAAACGGCCATAAAATCCGCACCGATGCGCCGCCCGGCAGCGGCCTGCTCGGCTTCATCCGCAACGAGCAGGGGCTGAAAGGCACGAAGCTCGTCTGCAAGGAAGGTGAATGCGCAGCCTGCGCCGTGCTGGCGGGCGCGCTGGAAGGCGGTCGGGTGCGCTACCAGAATATGTGTTCCTGCATCATGCCGCTGGCCAATGCGCACGGCCGGCACATCGTCACCATCGAAGGCCTCAACGGGGAAGAACTCACCCCTGTGCAGCAGGCTATGGTGGACTGCCACGGCAGCCAATGCGGCTTCTGCACCCCCGGTTTTGTCGTGTCGCTCACCGGTGCCCTGCTGGGAGAAGAGCGGCCGGGCTACGCGCAGCTCCACAAAGCTATCGACGGCAACATCTGCCGCTGCACCGGCTACAAATCCATAGAACGGGCAGCGCAACGGATCGCCGAAGAGCTGCCGAAAGAGGGCCATGGGCTGGAAACGCTGATCCGGGAAGGCTACCTGCCCGCCTACTTCGGGCAGATGGCGGCAAAACTGGCGGCCCTCGCCGCCCCGTCCCGCACCGTCCTGCCGGAAGAGGAGCCGGCAACCGCTCCCCCCCTCTTCCTGGGCGGCGGCACCGACCTGCTCGTGCAAAAACCCCGGAAGGTGGAGGCCGGCGCCGTGCAGCCGGTTTTCGGCCAACCAGAATTGAAAGGGGTAAAAGTGGAAAATGGCCGCTGCACTGTCGGCGCGGCCGCCACGGCCACCGAACTGGAGCAGACCGGAATATTGCAATCCATCCTCTACCCGCAAGAGGACAGCTTTTTCCACCTGCTCTCCTCCTCTCCCATCCGCAATATGTCGACCGTGGGCGGCAACCTGGCCAACGCCTCCCCCATCGGCGATTTCACCATCCTCTTCCTGGCGCTGGACAGCCGCATCCGCCTGCGGGACGGGCTGCGGGAACGAACGCTCCCACTGAAGGATTTTTACCTGGGCTATAAAAAGATGGACCGCCGGCCGGAGGAATACCTGGCCAGCATCGAATTCGAAATACCGAAAAAGGATGTCTGTTTCAGCTTCGAAAAGGTGAGCGCCCGCCGTTGCCTGGATATCGCTTCGGTGAATACGGCGGCGGCGCTGGAGGTAGATGAAGGCAATGTCATCCGAACCGCCCATCTGTCCGCCGGCGGCGTGGGGCCTATCCCGATGTACCTGCGCCAAACCGCCGGCTTCCTGCAGGGGAAGTTGATGGACGAACAACTGCTGAAGGAAGCCCTGGCCGTCATGCAGGAAGAGATTTCGCCCATCAGCGATGCCCGCGGTTCGGCCGATTACAAACGCCGGCTGCTGCGGCAGCTGGTGCTGGCGCATTTTCACAAGGCTATGCCTAAGTTTTTACCATAA
- a CDS encoding DUF429 domain-containing protein — translation MATHKAGEYGITIHKSFAALMESNSNLGRVLIDIPVGLSTANYPRTIEKAMRSELGQRSSTVFNAPCRLAVYEKDNEKARLLNQQVENKSLSIQSLQIRNKIREVDEFLSRGKTSAEIIESHPELCFKYLNGGVVLSKKSRPEGIAQRLEILSKYEDGVMEIYDRAVKQYKRKEAKRDDIIDAICLCLVNKLGEGNRLKYLADENSISENGIKIKIGYYKGENHW, via the coding sequence ATGGCAACGCACAAAGCGGGCGAATACGGCATAACCATACACAAATCATTTGCAGCGTTGATGGAATCAAATAGCAACTTAGGCCGCGTATTGATAGATATACCCGTAGGCCTGAGCACGGCAAATTATCCAAGGACAATAGAAAAAGCGATGAGAAGCGAACTGGGGCAAAGAAGTTCTACCGTGTTCAATGCACCGTGCAGATTGGCTGTGTATGAAAAAGACAATGAAAAAGCGAGGCTGTTAAATCAACAGGTCGAGAACAAAAGCCTGTCCATTCAATCCCTGCAGATCAGAAATAAGATAAGAGAAGTAGATGAATTTTTGAGCAGGGGAAAGACGAGTGCAGAAATAATAGAAAGCCATCCGGAATTGTGTTTTAAATATCTCAATGGCGGGGTCGTTTTGTCAAAAAAGTCAAGGCCGGAGGGAATAGCGCAAAGGCTGGAAATACTTTCGAAATATGAGGATGGAGTGATGGAAATATATGATCGTGCCGTTAAGCAATACAAAAGAAAAGAGGCAAAAAGAGATGATATCATCGATGCCATCTGCTTGTGTTTGGTGAATAAATTGGGAGAAGGGAATCGCCTGAAATATCTGGCCGATGAAAACAGCATATCAGAAAATGGAATTAAGATCAAAATAGGATATTATAAGGGCGAAAATCATTGGTGA
- a CDS encoding urate hydroxylase PuuD yields the protein MTHTFLILLLTLLLLLLAGLVRLTYKFAALQQSQKRLEKTAGQEEALEKLSYAKGFLYFGIVLVSILLAAVFYFLIEGTLYEGHFREWLNIAVRWMHITFGIAWIGTSFYFVFLENALNRTKNVREELAGNLWAVHGGGFYYLEKYKLAPKTMPDELHWFKYEAYFTWLSGFSLLFVVYYFNAKAFLIDPNVMALSPAAAIGIGMASLALGWLAYDRLCKTRLIYRPLLFALLGFLLCCAFAYFYSQVFSGRAAYIHFGAMLGTLMAGNVFFVIIPSQKAMVHAAKHQQELDPSLGQYAGLRSLHNNYLTLPVLFVMISNHFPSTFGHQYQWAVLIAISLGSAGIKHYLNLREKGQQSVWVMPASIVLLLSVAFYTAPVSRGGACTDTVDFSQVYAIVQQRCQSCHSSRPTDDTWTAPPNGVVYDTPADIAKLADKILMRAVVTETMPPNNKTGITPEERDALRCWIEQGAEVR from the coding sequence ATGACGCACACCTTCCTGATTCTGTTGCTAACCCTTCTGTTGCTCCTCCTGGCCGGCCTGGTGCGGCTGACCTACAAATTTGCCGCTCTGCAACAGAGCCAAAAGCGATTGGAGAAGACTGCCGGGCAAGAGGAGGCATTAGAAAAACTGAGCTACGCCAAGGGTTTCCTGTACTTCGGCATCGTCCTGGTCTCCATCCTTTTGGCTGCCGTTTTTTATTTCCTGATCGAAGGCACCCTATACGAGGGCCATTTCCGGGAGTGGCTCAACATTGCCGTCCGCTGGATGCACATCACCTTCGGCATCGCCTGGATCGGCACCTCTTTCTACTTCGTTTTCCTGGAAAATGCCCTGAACCGGACTAAAAACGTGCGGGAAGAACTGGCGGGCAACCTCTGGGCGGTACACGGCGGCGGCTTTTACTACCTCGAAAAGTACAAGCTGGCCCCCAAAACGATGCCCGACGAACTGCACTGGTTCAAGTACGAAGCCTACTTCACCTGGCTCTCCGGCTTCAGCTTATTGTTTGTGGTGTATTATTTCAACGCCAAAGCCTTTCTGATCGACCCCAATGTGATGGCCCTTTCTCCGGCGGCAGCCATCGGCATAGGGATGGCTTCGCTGGCCCTGGGCTGGCTGGCTTACGACCGGCTGTGCAAGACCCGGCTGATCTACCGGCCGCTGCTCTTCGCGTTGCTGGGCTTCCTCCTCTGCTGCGCCTTTGCTTATTTCTACAGCCAGGTGTTCAGCGGGCGGGCGGCCTACATCCACTTCGGCGCCATGCTGGGCACGCTGATGGCGGGCAACGTTTTTTTCGTCATCATCCCTTCGCAGAAGGCGATGGTTCATGCCGCTAAACACCAACAAGAGCTGGACCCCAGCCTGGGCCAATACGCCGGGTTGCGCTCCCTGCACAACAACTACCTGACCCTGCCGGTGCTGTTCGTCATGATCAGCAACCACTTTCCCAGCACCTTCGGCCATCAGTACCAATGGGCAGTATTGATCGCCATCTCCCTGGGCAGCGCCGGCATCAAGCACTACCTCAACCTGCGGGAAAAAGGACAACAATCGGTTTGGGTGATGCCCGCCTCCATCGTACTTTTACTGAGCGTGGCATTCTACACCGCGCCGGTTTCCAGAGGGGGGGCTTGCACTGATACCGTGGATTTCAGCCAGGTTTACGCCATCGTGCAGCAGCGCTGCCAGAGCTGCCACTCCTCCCGCCCGACGGACGACACCTGGACGGCGCCCCCCAACGGGGTGGTGTACGATACGCCGGCGGACATTGCCAAACTGGCGGATAAAATCCTGATGCGGGCGGTCGTCACCGAGACCATGCCGCCCAACAACAAGACGGGGATCACGCCCGAAGAGCGGGACGCGCTGAGGTGCTGGATCGAGCAGGGGGCGGAAGTGAGGTAA